In Nitrospirota bacterium, the DNA window TCGGCGGCGGGGAACTGCTCTGGTCATGGCTGGGCGCCGTGATCGGCATCGGGGCCTGCGGTTATTTGTCCGCGACCTACCTGGAGCCCCGGGACCTGACCCTGCTGATCGGATCCTTCGGCGCTTCGGCAGTACTGGTCTACGGTGCCGTGAAGAGCCCCCTGGCACAGCCGAGGAACCTGGTCGGCGGCCATATCGTATCGGCGCTGATCGGGGTCGCCTGTTACCGGATGTTCGGCGGCACGATCTGGCTTGCGGCTTCGATGGCGGTGTCGATCGCCATCGTCAGCATGCTCATGACCAGGACGCTGCATCCGCCCGGCGGCGCGACCGCCCTGATCGCCGTCATTGGCGGCCAGAAGATCCACAACCTCGGCTTTGCCTATGCGTTCCTGCCTGCGGGCGCAGGCGCCCTGATCCTGCTCGTCGTCGCCTTGCTCGTGAACAACCTCTCGAAGAACAGGAAATATCCCGAATACTGGTTTTAGCAAGGCAGACAGGAAGCAGGACATCCCTTCTCGTGCAAAAAAAAGGGGACGGCCTAGGCCGTCCCCGGTAACGTCTTCACCCAACCCGTATCAATTCCTTACATCCTGTCCTGTGTCCCAAAGGGGTCCTTGAACTCCATCTTTTTCTGGAAGGCAAGCTTCTTCTGGCCACGCCCGTTGACATATTTATCCAGTTCGAGGTCCACCTTGATTGGCGTGTCTACACCCGCCTTTGACAGGGCCTGCCGCAGCAACCCCTCGGCTTTTTCCGCAAAGGCAACGGCATCGCCGAGGTTCCGCTGAGCTTCCGTGGGGTTGTGGAATCCGACCGAATTTTCGGCTCCGATGAACACGACGCGGTAGAAGGCCTCCTCATAGTAATCCTTGGCCTTGTTATAGAGGGCCTTGTCGATGTTCTTGCCTGATGCCTGCACCGTGTTGACCTTCTCGAACAGTTTGGCGACAACGGAGGTGGAATAGCCGGCGCGCATCATGAGCGAGACGGTCCTGTCCTGAATCGCGATCACCTGGTTCCGCAGCCATTCAACGGTCTCGGTATGGCACTGCATGCAGGCTTTCATGTCGTTCTTGAGGGGGCTCGTGATCCGGTGGTCCGAGACTTTCGATGATCCTACCCTGGTATAGGGCATATGACAATCCGCACAGGCAGCGCCCGCCTTCCAGTGCACGCTGTTGTTCGAGAAGAGCTCGAATTCCGGATGCCGGATGAAGGCCAGCTTGAACCCCGTGACGCTCTGCTTCCACTCCCCGTACGAGGGATCGCTCCGGAGCTTCTTGATGACATTCTCAACGGAAATATTGCCCATCGTGCTTCCCTGCCAGGGGAAAAAGAGCCCCGTGGAATGCATGTCCGCGTCCTTAGGGATCGAATAGGTGACGTGGCACTGGGCGCAGACGATGCTTCTCATCTCCTGCCGCGATAGCTTCTGCGTATCGACCCCCATGGCCGTCAGGGCCTTGGTCAGCGTGAATTCCCGGGAGATCCTGAGCGACATGTCCTTGTTGTCGTGGCAGTCGATGCAGGCGACACCCAGCTTCTTATGCTGGTCGGGGATCATGGCATGGACTTCCTTGTAGGGCTTGCTGTAGTAGTCCTTGCCCATTTCCTTTTCCATCTTCGGTGCATAGGGGGTCTTGCAGGTGAGACAAACGCCGCCCGCCTTCACCCTGCCCTGGTCCACGTCGAGCTGGTCCATCACCATGTAGAAATGCCCCCGGGGCTCGTTGTACTCGGCGCCGAAGCCCCATCCGTTGAACAGGAGCGCCATGTAGGGGTACTCCGAAAG includes these proteins:
- a CDS encoding HPP family protein; its protein translation is MTVTDYLSKMKGGAKSPPGVGGGELLWSWLGAVIGIGACGYLSATYLEPRDLTLLIGSFGASAVLVYGAVKSPLAQPRNLVGGHIVSALIGVACYRMFGGTIWLAASMAVSIAIVSMLMTRTLHPPGGATALIAVIGGQKIHNLGFAYAFLPAGAGALILLVVALLVNNLSKNRKYPEYWF
- a CDS encoding ammonia-forming cytochrome c nitrite reductase subunit c552, which codes for MKNAKIIALFLFIAGISAVIILSCSPQKAEMVRPVMIVDNDYEPADWGKAYPVNYELWKKTSEPSAAGKSKYKRGFDADRITYDKLSEYPYMALLFNGWGFGAEYNEPRGHFYMVMDQLDVDQGRVKAGGVCLTCKTPYAPKMEKEMGKDYYSKPYKEVHAMIPDQHKKLGVACIDCHDNKDMSLRISREFTLTKALTAMGVDTQKLSRQEMRSIVCAQCHVTYSIPKDADMHSTGLFFPWQGSTMGNISVENVIKKLRSDPSYGEWKQSVTGFKLAFIRHPEFELFSNNSVHWKAGAACADCHMPYTRVGSSKVSDHRITSPLKNDMKACMQCHTETVEWLRNQVIAIQDRTVSLMMRAGYSTSVVAKLFEKVNTVQASGKNIDKALYNKAKDYYEEAFYRVVFIGAENSVGFHNPTEAQRNLGDAVAFAEKAEGLLRQALSKAGVDTPIKVDLELDKYVNGRGQKKLAFQKKMEFKDPFGTQDRM